The window TTACCTTTCCAATGAAATGGTCTGGAATAAGCGTGACCGACTCCGCCGAAAATATTTCCGATATCGTAGGTAAAATTGTTCCAAAGGTTTTTTTCTTCTTTTTGGGGCAATTCTTGACCAGTCAGGACAGTGGTCAACAAAAGCAATGTGAGATAGAGATAGGTTTTCATGATGGTGTAAAACAAAAGTAGTCGCTAAAATTCTTCATACATATCTTGGGCCAAGCGAAAAGTATTGGCGTGTGCCTCCACAATCACCTTTATTTCTGGCGAATACCCGCCGCCCATGCTGCATTGCACAGGAATTTGGGCATCAAAACAGCTTTGGAGTACAAAACGGTCGCGTTCCTTGCAACCATCCAAGGTCATGGAAAGGGTGCCCAACTTATCCGATTCGAGCACATCAACCCCGCACAGGTAAAAGATAAAATCCGGCTGTACTTGCCCCAGTAATTCGGGCAAGGTGGTTTTTAGGATGGACAAATATTCTTCATCGGTAGTGCCTTTTTCCAAAGGAATGTCCAAGTCCGAAACCTCTTTCTTGAAGGGATAGTTGCCCTTGCCGTGCATGGAGAACGTAAAAACACTAGGGTCTGTCTGGAAAATTTCAGCCGTTCCATTGCCTTGGTGCACATCCAAATCCACAATCAGTATTTTTCGAGCCAAACCTTTGTTCAACAGGTAGCGTGCACCAATGGCCTGATCATTGAGCATGCAAAAAGCTTCACCGCGATTGGAATAGGCATGGTGCGTTCCCCCTGCAATATTCATGGCAATACCATTTTCGAGGGCGAAATGACAACCTTTTATGGTGCCATCCGCAATAATGCGTTCCCGAAGCACCAGTTCCGTACTGAGGGGAAATCCAATTTTGCGAGCGGCACTCTTGGAAAGGTCCAACGCGACCAAATCTTTGTAGTAAGTGGCATCGTGCGCAGCCAAAATGTCTTGGTCGTTGGGAAGTTCGGGTTCAAAAAAGTTGGCCGGTGTGCAGGTTCCTTCATGCAATAATTGTTGCGGCAACAATTCATATTTGATCATGGGGAAGCGATGCCCTTCGGGCAAGGGGTGTTTGTAAATAGGATGGTAGGCTATTTTCAGCATATTACGAACCCTGTTTATGCAGCGCCAATTGTATGCGTTTTCTTTGCACATCTACATCCAACACCTTCACCACCACTTGTTGATGCAGGCTCACATGTTCGTTCACATCTTTTACAAAGGTATCGGAGAGATTGGAAATATGGATAAGTCCACTTTCCTTGATGCCGATGTCCACAAAACATCCAAAATTGGTGATGTTGTTGACGATTC is drawn from Flagellimonas sp. MMG031 and contains these coding sequences:
- a CDS encoding histone deacetylase, whose product is MLKIAYHPIYKHPLPEGHRFPMIKYELLPQQLLHEGTCTPANFFEPELPNDQDILAAHDATYYKDLVALDLSKSAARKIGFPLSTELVLRERIIADGTIKGCHFALENGIAMNIAGGTHHAYSNRGEAFCMLNDQAIGARYLLNKGLARKILIVDLDVHQGNGTAEIFQTDPSVFTFSMHGKGNYPFKKEVSDLDIPLEKGTTDEEYLSILKTTLPELLGQVQPDFIFYLCGVDVLESDKLGTLSMTLDGCKERDRFVLQSCFDAQIPVQCSMGGGYSPEIKVIVEAHANTFRLAQDMYEEF